A single window of Candidatus Omnitrophota bacterium DNA harbors:
- a CDS encoding YfhO family protein, producing the protein MPVLTILALLVLSLGWVLLGPRVLLGLDLVYQKLALVNLGRQALSLGSLPLWNPNIFCGVPYLPTATFSFVDPLNLVWVFTPLSLERVVNLSLLTHLLVGALGFYWLCRLSELNPLSSAIGVFVFVGNGYVLQSFFAGHIGLVSVYWMSPWWWAALRRYVIRRTLGAAIWAAIALALLCMTGHSQGTWMMGVAGLLYLIGVGAQGEEASEIWHGLGEAFFVAAGIALLAAGLAAPRVLPSLEYAHLSDRSLLTHVVSSRENSLAPQNLLGLVMPPSGTENPAPSARAEGRASGAPQIYTGWVALLLILAGLLGRRRPFQMTAALLALISLALALGPALPLEGWVRRLVPTYGYFRVPGRWLYVFAFALSFLAALGMQRLFEGVSQGAGKDRARVLTRVIAVCLVMELFFHGASFVRVMEAHPYRIDPELGHFLRSYVGSGRVLWPGFNGGSFEGLQNCLGNEGLMPGPLSAYLNRIQGLPADTAQAQRQTLKKIRVQDFDLLSARLWVSDKRSPLPAPDPSLPVIFQNSRYQVWGSLGARPRAWVVHRAKVVFDDESALTQLLSKGRAYEEEVFLEWDKAPIDLPQVDSPGFSAATVVSSNPHSLIIDTVSEDPGFLVVSDTYYPGWWATLDGEPAELLCANYLMRAVYLPSGQHTVRMDYRPRSVTLGFLIAPSLWLLLGAVAFIRRRRY; encoded by the coding sequence GTGCCTGTACTCACGATTCTTGCCCTTCTTGTGTTGAGCTTGGGGTGGGTGCTTCTGGGCCCGCGCGTGCTTTTGGGGCTGGATCTGGTTTACCAAAAACTTGCCTTGGTCAATTTGGGCCGGCAAGCCTTGAGTCTGGGCAGCCTGCCTTTGTGGAATCCGAATATCTTTTGCGGGGTTCCGTACCTTCCCACCGCGACTTTCAGTTTTGTGGATCCCTTGAATTTGGTTTGGGTGTTTACGCCGCTGTCCTTGGAGCGTGTCGTTAATTTGAGTTTGCTCACGCATTTGCTTGTGGGTGCCCTGGGATTTTACTGGCTCTGCCGGTTGAGTGAGTTGAATCCCTTATCCAGCGCGATCGGTGTGTTCGTGTTTGTGGGGAACGGATATGTACTGCAAAGCTTCTTTGCCGGCCACATCGGGCTTGTTTCCGTGTACTGGATGAGTCCCTGGTGGTGGGCGGCGCTTCGAAGATATGTGATCCGGCGCACTTTGGGCGCCGCGATTTGGGCGGCGATCGCTTTGGCCTTGCTGTGCATGACCGGGCATTCTCAGGGCACTTGGATGATGGGGGTAGCCGGGCTCTTATATTTGATTGGGGTGGGCGCGCAAGGGGAGGAGGCTTCGGAGATTTGGCATGGATTGGGCGAAGCTTTTTTTGTGGCCGCGGGCATTGCCTTGCTTGCGGCGGGTTTGGCTGCTCCGCGCGTCTTGCCATCCTTGGAGTATGCGCATCTCAGTGATCGTTCTTTGCTGACTCATGTGGTTTCCTCCCGGGAGAATTCGCTGGCTCCCCAAAATCTCCTGGGTTTGGTGATGCCTCCCTCCGGAACGGAGAACCCCGCTCCCTCTGCCCGGGCGGAGGGACGCGCGTCTGGGGCCCCGCAGATCTATACGGGGTGGGTGGCATTGCTGTTAATCTTGGCCGGGTTACTGGGCCGAAGAAGACCCTTTCAAATGACTGCCGCGCTCCTGGCTCTAATCTCCTTAGCATTGGCACTGGGTCCTGCGCTCCCTTTGGAAGGATGGGTCCGTCGCTTGGTGCCGACCTACGGATACTTTCGTGTGCCGGGCCGTTGGCTGTATGTGTTTGCCTTTGCGCTTTCTTTCTTGGCAGCCCTGGGGATGCAGCGCCTTTTTGAAGGAGTGAGCCAGGGGGCGGGAAAGGATAGGGCGCGTGTGCTGACACGAGTCATTGCCGTGTGCCTGGTGATGGAACTCTTTTTTCACGGGGCCTCTTTTGTGCGCGTTATGGAAGCTCATCCTTATCGCATCGATCCGGAACTCGGGCACTTTCTTCGCTCTTATGTGGGATCCGGGCGTGTGCTTTGGCCCGGATTTAACGGCGGTTCTTTTGAAGGTTTGCAGAATTGTCTCGGCAATGAGGGCTTGATGCCGGGTCCCTTGTCTGCTTACTTGAACCGGATCCAGGGACTGCCCGCAGACACAGCCCAGGCGCAGCGCCAGACTCTCAAAAAAATTCGAGTGCAGGATTTTGACTTGTTGTCTGCACGGCTCTGGGTGAGTGACAAGCGTTCGCCCTTGCCGGCGCCGGATCCGTCTTTGCCTGTTATTTTTCAGAATTCACGCTATCAAGTCTGGGGGAGTTTGGGCGCGCGCCCCCGGGCTTGGGTGGTGCACCGGGCCAAAGTGGTTTTTGATGACGAATCCGCCCTGACTCAGTTATTGAGCAAAGGGCGGGCTTATGAGGAAGAAGTCTTCCTGGAATGGGATAAGGCGCCGATCGATCTGCCGCAGGTGGATTCGCCCGGGTTTTCCGCAGCCACCGTGGTGTCTTCGAATCCTCATTCTTTGATAATTGATACAGTGTCCGAGGACCCGGGATTTCTGGTGGTCTCGGACACCTACTATCCCGGCTGGTGGGCTACTCTCGACGGCGAGCCAGCAGAGCTTTTGTGCGCCAACTATTTGATGCGCGCAGTATATTTGCCCAGTGGCCAGCACACGGTGCGAATGGACTACCGGCCCAGGAGTGTGACACTGGGATTTCTGATTGCACCTTCCCTTTGGCTGCTGTTGGGGGCCGTGGCCTTCATCAGGCGCAGGCGGTATTGA